One region of Trichosurus vulpecula isolate mTriVul1 chromosome 1, mTriVul1.pri, whole genome shotgun sequence genomic DNA includes:
- the LOC118849884 gene encoding 60S acidic ribosomal protein P0-like yields MPREDRATWKSNYFLKIIQLLDDYPKCFIVGADNVGSKQMQQIRMSLRGKAVVLMGKNTMMRKAIRGHLENNPALEKLLPHIRGNVGFVFTKEDLTEIRDMLLANKVPAAARAGAIAPCDVTVPAQNTGLGPEKTSFFQALGITTKISRGTIEILSDVQLIKTGDKVGASKATLLNMLNISPFSFGLIIQQVVDNGSIYNPEVLDITEEALHLRFLEGVRNVASVCLQIGYPTVASVPHSIINGYKRVLAVAVETEYTFPLAEKVKAFLADPSAFAVAAPAAAAPAAAAPAAAAPAKVEAKEESEESDEDMGFGLFD; encoded by the coding sequence ATGCCCAGGGAAGACAGAGCTACCTGGAAATCCAATTACTTCCTCAAGATCATCCAACTTTTGGATGATTATCCAAAATGCTTCATTGTGGGAGCAGACAATGTGGGCTCCAAGCAGATGCAGCAGATCCGAATGTCCCTCCGTGGGAAGGCCGTGGTATTGATGGGAAAAAACACCATGATGCGCAAAGCCATTCGTGGGCATCTGGAGAACAACCCTGCCCTGGAGAAACTACTGCCTCATATTCGGGGGAATGTGGGCTTTGTGTTCACCAAGGAAGATCTGACCGAGATTAGGGATATGCTTCTGGCCAATAAGGTGCCAGCTGCTGCCCGTGCCGGTGCCATTGCCCCATGTGATGTCACTGTGCCAGCCCAGAACACTGGCCTGGGTCCTGAGAAGACTTCCTTCTTCCAGGCTCTGGGTATCACCACCAAGATTTCCAGGGGCACCATTGAAATCTTGAGTGATGTGCAGCTGATTAAGACCGGGGACAAAGTGGGTGCCAGCAAGGCCACCTTGTTGAACATGCTGAACATCTCCCCATTCTCCTTTGGGCTGATCATTCAGCAGGTGGTTGACAATGGCAGCATCTACAACCCTGAAGTGCTGGACATCACGGAGGAAGCTTTGCACCTTCGGTTCTTAGAGGGTGTCCGTAATGTTGCCAGCGTCTGTCTGCAGATTGGCTACCCAACTGTTGCATCAGTACCCCACTCGATCATCAATGGGTACAAGCGGGTCTTGGCTGTAGCTGTGGAGACTGAGTACACCTTCCCACTTGCCGAAAAGGTGAAGGCCTTCCTGGCCGACCCTTCGGCATTTGCGGTGGCTGCCCCTGCGGCTGCCGCCCCAGCTGCTGCTgcgcctgctgctgctgctccagcCAAGGTGGAAGCCAAGGAAGAATCGGAGGAATCTGATGAAGATATGGGATTTGGTTTATTTGATTAG